In Methanococcus maripaludis, a single window of DNA contains:
- a CDS encoding cation diffusion facilitator family transporter, producing the protein MEVSERISIGNKISKITIVANIGLSILKILAGVFGRSSALIADGMHSFSDILSTFIVMLGLKLSEKPADESHPYGHERIEPALTKLLAVILFGTALMIFYCGLTTILRGNYQIPENITIVAAVISIFTKEWMYRYTKKGAEQIESSALIADACHHRSDAFSSIGTLIGVFGARLGYPILDPLASIFISLFIAKMAFEIYFEALNQLLDRAADPKTIEEIRKIILSIDGVLGIDVLKTRIHSNKIYVDVEISVNKDLSLIEAHNISENVHSKIERKLKRVKHCMVHVNPYLK; encoded by the coding sequence GTGGAAGTTTCTGAAAGAATAAGCATTGGAAATAAAATTTCCAAAATCACGATTGTTGCAAACATTGGATTGTCTATCTTGAAAATACTTGCCGGAGTATTTGGAAGAAGCAGCGCTTTGATTGCAGATGGAATGCATTCATTTTCCGATATTTTAAGCACTTTTATAGTGATGCTTGGATTAAAACTTTCAGAAAAACCTGCAGATGAATCCCACCCGTATGGCCACGAACGAATAGAACCTGCTCTGACAAAGCTTTTAGCAGTAATTTTATTTGGAACTGCCTTAATGATTTTTTACTGCGGATTAACTACCATTCTTAGGGGAAATTACCAAATTCCTGAAAACATAACGATAGTTGCGGCAGTAATTTCTATTTTTACAAAAGAATGGATGTATAGATACACCAAAAAAGGTGCTGAACAGATTGAAAGTTCAGCACTCATTGCTGATGCCTGCCACCACAGATCTGATGCATTTTCATCGATTGGAACTTTAATTGGTGTTTTTGGGGCACGACTTGGATATCCAATACTTGATCCCCTTGCGTCCATATTTATTTCATTATTTATTGCTAAAATGGCCTTTGAAATATACTTTGAAGCATTAAATCAACTTCTCGATAGGGCCGCAGATCCAAAAACTATTGAAGAAATCAGAAAAATAATTCTTTCAATTGACGGTGTTTTGGGAATAGATGTATTAAAAACAAGAATTCATTCAAACAAAATCTATGTCGATGTTGAAATTTCAGTTAATAAAGATTTATCATTGATTGAAGCACATAACATTTCTGAAAACGTCCATTCAAAAATTGAACGCAAATTAAAAAGAGTAAAACACTGTATGGTTCATGTGAACCCGTATTTGAAATAA
- a CDS encoding malate dehydrogenase, whose protein sequence is MEVSIIGASGKIGSVLSLLLAKESYIKNINLIARNGSINKLKGLKMDLYDAMAAAGQDTNIQICSDDDLSCTGTSDITIVTAGMARTGDMSRIDLMRENAKIIKNYAKKIANAGDTKIFMISNPVDMMTYKAFIESGYEKNQVFGLGTHLDSMRFKVAVAKYFEVHIDDVRTRIVGEHGDSMVPLISATAVGGIPIVRLPKYENFPYDRILEKIKGYGKEIIDLKNGSEYGPASAIVNIVRCIAHDEKRLLTLSAYIEDEIEGIKGGSCIGVPVKVGKNGIEEVIHMKMNDDEIEGFKKSFDLVKGYCKEIESI, encoded by the coding sequence ATGGAAGTATCAATTATTGGGGCATCCGGCAAAATCGGGAGTGTTTTATCATTGCTTTTAGCAAAGGAAAGCTATATAAAAAATATTAATTTAATTGCCAGGAATGGTTCCATAAATAAGTTAAAAGGACTTAAAATGGACCTTTATGATGCCATGGCGGCAGCAGGTCAAGATACCAATATCCAGATATGTAGTGATGATGATTTATCCTGCACAGGAACCTCGGATATTACAATAGTTACGGCAGGTATGGCAAGAACGGGAGACATGTCTAGAATCGATTTAATGCGTGAAAATGCAAAGATTATAAAAAATTATGCAAAAAAAATCGCAAATGCAGGAGATACAAAAATATTCATGATTTCAAATCCTGTTGACATGATGACTTATAAAGCATTTATTGAAAGTGGCTACGAAAAAAATCAAGTTTTCGGGCTTGGAACACACCTTGACTCAATGAGATTTAAAGTTGCAGTTGCAAAATATTTTGAAGTTCATATTGATGATGTAAGAACAAGGATCGTCGGAGAGCATGGGGACAGCATGGTTCCATTAATCAGCGCAACCGCAGTTGGGGGAATTCCAATTGTAAGGTTACCCAAATACGAAAATTTCCCTTATGACAGAATTCTTGAAAAAATCAAAGGTTACGGAAAAGAAATCATAGATTTAAAAAACGGTTCAGAGTACGGGCCAGCATCTGCAATTGTAAATATTGTAAGGTGTATTGCACATGATGAAAAACGACTTTTAACCCTTTCTGCATACATTGAAGATGAAATTGAAGGTATTAAAGGCGGTTCGTGTATCGGAGTTCCTGTAAAGGTAGGCAAGAACGGAATTGAAGAAGTAATCCATATGAAAATGAATGATGATGAAATTGAAGGATTTAAAAAATCTTTTGACCTCGTAAAAGGATATTGTAAAGAGATCGAATCGATTTAA
- a CDS encoding DUF354 domain-containing protein — protein sequence MDVWIDLTNSPHIHYFSQLIDKFNREGIEYYITARKFQSLEDLIDIYGYDYISVGNHADSLEEKLINSSKRVIELTKIAKKLDPKIAIAKHSVELPRVSFGMNIHSIFVLDNEHASAQNRLTVPLVDDVICPEGTKLVLNGSSFGKYIDSFAGTCEVSNVNSRLNSSFSIDESIKEKLNIDESLPLAIMRPRPNSSYCNGKKDIIPMIIEKLKSQMDCNIVAFPRDEDQREKYVSMGVTVPKTIDAISLLYYSDAMIGAGGTMNREAAVLGVPTISCYPEKLLGVDNYLIDKERMIHTRDLDEIVNHVMDNIGKRNNGITLEDPTELMFEKVAESLS from the coding sequence ATGGATGTATGGATCGATTTAACAAATTCCCCTCATATTCATTACTTTTCGCAATTGATTGACAAATTCAATCGGGAAGGAATTGAATACTACATTACTGCAAGAAAATTCCAGAGTTTAGAAGATTTAATCGACATTTATGGTTATGATTATATTTCTGTGGGAAATCATGCGGATTCGCTAGAAGAAAAGCTTATAAATTCTTCAAAAAGGGTAATTGAACTCACAAAAATTGCAAAAAAATTGGACCCAAAAATTGCAATTGCAAAACACTCTGTGGAACTTCCAAGAGTATCATTTGGAATGAATATCCATTCAATATTTGTTTTAGACAATGAACACGCAAGTGCACAGAACAGATTAACGGTTCCTCTTGTGGACGACGTAATATGTCCGGAAGGTACAAAGTTAGTTTTAAACGGAAGTTCATTTGGAAAATACATTGATTCTTTTGCAGGAACTTGTGAAGTTTCTAATGTTAATTCGAGGTTAAATTCTTCATTTTCAATTGATGAATCGATAAAGGAAAAATTAAATATCGATGAATCACTGCCTTTGGCAATAATGAGACCAAGACCCAATTCTTCGTACTGTAACGGAAAAAAAGACATAATTCCAATGATTATTGAAAAATTAAAAAGTCAGATGGACTGCAATATTGTTGCATTTCCAAGAGACGAAGACCAAAGGGAAAAATACGTATCAATGGGCGTAACGGTTCCAAAAACAATTGATGCAATATCTTTACTTTATTATTCCGATGCAATGATTGGTGCTGGCGGAACAATGAACCGTGAAGCAGCAGTTCTTGGCGTTCCAACAATTTCCTGCTATCCAGAAAAGCTTTTGGGTGTTGATAACTACTTGATTGACAAAGAAAGAATGATCCACACAAGAGATTTAGATGAAATTGTAAATCACGTAATGGATAATATCGGAAAAAGAAATAATGGAATAACTTTGGAAGACCCAACTGAGTTAATGTTTGAAAAAGTTGCTGAAAGTTTAAGCTAA
- a CDS encoding archease produces the protein MYNYFETTADIGIIAFGKTLEESFENSARGLSNIMVDIEKIEKIEKHSFKVISEDLFGLLYDFLTELLILHDSELLIFSEFDVKIEKKECYELSCTAFGDKYSKDKYEPKEEVKAITYHKMEIINDENCWKTQFIVDL, from the coding sequence ATGTATAATTACTTTGAAACTACTGCAGATATTGGGATAATCGCATTTGGAAAAACTCTTGAAGAATCTTTTGAAAATTCTGCGAGAGGCCTATCAAATATTATGGTTGATATCGAAAAAATAGAAAAAATAGAAAAGCATTCGTTTAAGGTTATTTCAGAAGACCTTTTCGGACTTTTATACGACTTCTTAACAGAACTTTTGATACTTCATGATTCTGAGTTGTTAATATTTTCAGAGTTTGATGTAAAAATCGAGAAAAAAGAATGCTATGAATTAAGCTGTACTGCTTTTGGGGATAAGTATTCAAAAGACAAATACGAACCAAAAGAAGAAGTAAAAGCGATTACGTACCACAAAATGGAAATAATAAATGATGAAAACTGCTGGAAAACGCAGTTTATTGTAGATCTGTAA
- a CDS encoding methanogenesis marker 12 protein encodes MIVVGIDHGTSGITACVMENKTVKSIFKMKRTEINENSFLKELEKHVNLNDIDLMGVCYSMGDGIDKITDIKKVENRGVINLEGIGKKVGGGTKVYDEIKSSNIPAVVIPGLHKGVKSMDERFNALFSHIASPEKISICYNAYKTFGFENFILSDISSNTVTLLIKNGKIFGGFDACVGAVGILHGPIDLELIRNIDSKKITANEAFSKAGVVKITDSYKGVEDTKFEIMSNYKKDKKCTLAVDSLVLSVSMEINSLMFLNHDKNVVLAGSIGTWKNPNISEMIKENIDGNVLVLDGDSGAVGSAMIAEDILNGKREILGISVDF; translated from the coding sequence ATGATTGTTGTAGGGATTGATCACGGCACATCCGGAATTACCGCATGTGTGATGGAAAACAAAACTGTAAAATCTATTTTTAAGATGAAAAGAACTGAAATTAACGAAAATTCTTTTTTAAAAGAACTTGAAAAACATGTGAATTTAAATGACATCGATTTGATGGGCGTATGCTACTCGATGGGTGACGGAATAGATAAAATAACAGATATAAAAAAAGTTGAAAATAGGGGAGTAATAAACCTCGAAGGGATTGGAAAAAAGGTTGGTGGCGGAACGAAAGTTTATGATGAAATAAAATCATCAAATATTCCCGCAGTTGTCATTCCTGGACTTCATAAGGGCGTAAAAAGTATGGATGAAAGATTTAACGCCCTTTTTTCGCATATTGCATCTCCAGAAAAAATATCCATCTGCTACAATGCATACAAAACATTTGGCTTTGAAAATTTCATTCTTTCAGACATTTCTTCAAATACGGTTACGCTTTTGATAAAAAATGGTAAAATATTTGGCGGATTTGATGCATGCGTTGGTGCTGTTGGAATATTACATGGACCAATTGATTTAGAATTAATTAGAAATATCGATTCGAAAAAAATTACTGCAAATGAGGCTTTTTCAAAAGCGGGAGTTGTTAAAATTACAGATTCATACAAAGGCGTTGAAGATACGAAATTTGAAATTATGAGTAACTACAAAAAAGATAAAAAATGCACCTTAGCAGTTGATTCACTTGTTTTAAGCGTTTCTATGGAAATAAATTCTTTAATGTTTTTAAATCACGACAAAAATGTAGTTCTTGCAGGTTCCATTGGAACTTGGAAAAATCCAAATATTTCCGAAATGATAAAAGAAAATATCGATGGAAATGTTCTTGTTTTAGATGGGGACAGTGGTGCAGTCGGCAGTGCAATGATTGCAGAGGATATATTAAATGGTAAAAGGGAAATTCTAGGAATATCAGTTGATTTTTAA